A region from the Paenibacillus humicola genome encodes:
- a CDS encoding MATE family efflux transporter, which produces MQLIKQILRLAIPSIATFSSMTFTGLLVLMIVGKLGAAAIAVVGITNILMYNLWAMFSGLQSAINYLVAQCYGSGDMRLGNQRMQVALLGSAGQAVLLLIGGLTVPYLMLKLMGANESILDLGAPYVQVRMLALMFTMFNTVFYAYMRATGDTRTPMTISLINSGLVVSLTYLLAYGKLGFPDLGLQGAAWGMFTAELSAFLLNLFVYYRFLNGLYLTRTWVRIELQQVRLVLFESVKLGITELSNSLGMLVFTSCITRLGTAAIAANEIALNILSFGFMPSNGFGAASTIGIGQEIGKGRAKEARKFGLVTVYLGVGFMALMSVAFILFALPIAKLYTSEADVYEKAVSLIHLASYIQLFTGANIIFAGGLRGAGDTTYLSRTALLLNWALFIPCTIVFTRVMDLGQVGAWSALCTLIVLFAVCNCWRYLTLDWTRVRSKSRSAAPEAVTVHV; this is translated from the coding sequence ATGCAGCTGATTAAACAAATTCTTCGATTGGCCATTCCTTCGATCGCAACCTTCTCCTCCATGACCTTTACCGGCTTGCTTGTCCTTATGATTGTAGGAAAATTGGGGGCTGCCGCCATTGCGGTGGTCGGCATCACCAATATTTTGATGTATAACCTGTGGGCCATGTTCTCGGGACTGCAAAGCGCGATCAACTACCTGGTCGCCCAGTGCTACGGGTCCGGCGACATGCGGCTCGGCAATCAGCGGATGCAGGTCGCGCTGCTCGGTTCCGCCGGTCAGGCCGTGCTGCTGCTGATCGGCGGTTTAACGGTCCCTTATCTGATGCTCAAGCTGATGGGCGCGAACGAATCCATTTTGGACCTCGGGGCGCCGTATGTGCAGGTCCGGATGCTGGCGCTCATGTTCACGATGTTCAACACGGTTTTCTACGCTTATATGCGGGCTACCGGGGATACGCGGACGCCGATGACGATTTCCCTGATCAACAGCGGGCTTGTCGTCAGCCTGACATATCTGCTCGCTTACGGAAAGCTCGGTTTTCCGGATTTGGGGCTGCAGGGGGCGGCATGGGGCATGTTCACCGCGGAGCTGTCGGCCTTTTTGCTGAACCTGTTTGTGTATTACCGCTTCCTGAACGGGCTGTATCTGACCCGCACCTGGGTGCGCATCGAGCTGCAGCAGGTCCGTCTGGTCCTGTTCGAAAGCGTGAAGCTGGGCATTACCGAATTGTCCAACAGCCTCGGAATGCTGGTCTTCACCAGCTGTATCACGCGGCTCGGAACGGCGGCCATTGCCGCCAACGAAATCGCCCTCAACATTTTGTCGTTCGGGTTCATGCCTTCCAACGGCTTCGGCGCCGCGTCGACGATCGGCATCGGCCAGGAAATCGGGAAAGGCCGGGCGAAAGAGGCGAGGAAATTCGGGCTTGTGACGGTATATCTTGGCGTCGGGTTTATGGCTTTAATGTCGGTTGCGTTCATTTTATTCGCCCTGCCGATCGCGAAGCTGTATACGTCCGAAGCGGACGTGTACGAGAAGGCGGTCTCGCTCATCCATCTCGCCTCGTATATCCAGCTGTTTACCGGCGCGAACATTATTTTTGCCGGAGGACTGCGCGGGGCGGGCGATACGACGTATTTGTCCCGAACGGCGCTGCTGCTCAACTGGGCGTTATTTATCCCGTGCACGATTGTGTTCACGCGGGTGATGGATCTCGGGCAGGTGGGCGCGTGGTCGGCCCTGTGCACCCTGATCGTATTATTCGCCGTCTGCAATTGCTGGCGATATTTAACGCTCGACTGGACGCGGGTGCGAAGCAAGTCGAGAAGCGCCGCGCCCGAAGCGGTGACAGTGCATGTGTAG
- a CDS encoding M56 family metallopeptidase: protein MTGKGNPSPNVVLGAVFLIGFGVLLEMNFLLIHHLGNARYESTFYRTAWQFLSDLLTQHHPLEVVFLAATGYTFYQIVGRSARQAVAGRKWTRYFAEHADAGKMERLNAAYRKWNIPITIVRDPSVLALTTGFIRPRIVLSTGLIRLLSAEELEAVLLHERYHCRQRHTVKKFAVQLMMDGIGYIPIIRSLGRHYFIGIELSADRYAMDQMNSSYEIGSVLLKLVRHNGQYAGVGAGGTVHFADTAVNYRIEQIVNPDQPVRVALASAKTVAISAILLSLMLAALLLECPI, encoded by the coding sequence ATGACGGGAAAAGGGAATCCCAGTCCCAATGTCGTCCTCGGGGCCGTCTTTCTGATCGGTTTCGGCGTGCTGCTGGAAATGAACTTTCTCTTGATCCATCATTTGGGGAACGCGCGGTACGAGTCGACTTTTTATCGTACTGCGTGGCAGTTCCTGAGCGACCTGCTGACGCAGCATCATCCGCTCGAAGTCGTTTTTCTGGCGGCGACCGGTTATACCTTCTATCAAATCGTCGGGCGAAGCGCCCGGCAGGCCGTCGCCGGCCGGAAATGGACCCGCTATTTTGCGGAGCATGCCGATGCGGGCAAGATGGAGAGGTTGAACGCCGCCTACCGGAAGTGGAACATCCCGATTACGATCGTTCGCGATCCGTCCGTCCTTGCGCTGACGACGGGGTTTATCCGCCCGCGGATCGTGCTGTCGACCGGCCTTATCCGGCTGCTGTCGGCGGAGGAACTCGAAGCCGTGCTGCTGCATGAGCGCTACCACTGCCGCCAGCGGCATACGGTCAAAAAATTTGCCGTGCAGCTGATGATGGACGGCATCGGGTATATTCCGATCATCCGCTCTCTGGGGCGGCATTATTTTATCGGCATCGAGCTGTCAGCGGACCGGTATGCCATGGACCAAATGAACTCTTCCTACGAAATCGGCTCCGTCCTGCTCAAGCTTGTTCGTCACAACGGGCAGTATGCCGGGGTTGGGGCAGGGGGAACGGTTCATTTTGCCGATACGGCGGTGAATTACCGGATCGAGCAAATCGTAAATCCGGATCAACCCGTCCGCGTTGCGCTTGCAAGCGCAAAAACGGTCGCGATATCGGCGATCCTGCTGTCGTTGATGCTGGCGGCATTGCTGCTGGAATGTCCGATTTAA
- a CDS encoding BlaI/MecI/CopY family transcriptional regulator — protein sequence MSGINNYHLNEEGLQRFFGSLQARIMETIWASDQLSIKEVHARLNDESPIALNTVMTVMNRLEERGILRKSTTGRGKNRLTLYSAVQSKEQFLAEQAKTVTHGLIREFGDLVVAHMVDAMEEADPALIQKLERKLMELKQRS from the coding sequence ATGTCGGGAATTAACAACTACCATTTGAATGAAGAAGGACTGCAGCGTTTTTTCGGGTCGCTCCAGGCCCGGATCATGGAAACGATATGGGCTTCCGACCAGTTGAGCATCAAAGAGGTGCACGCCCGGCTGAACGATGAAAGCCCGATCGCGTTGAACACGGTCATGACGGTCATGAACCGCCTGGAGGAGAGAGGCATTTTGCGGAAGTCGACCACCGGCCGGGGAAAAAACAGGCTGACGCTCTATTCGGCGGTCCAATCGAAGGAGCAGTTTTTGGCGGAGCAGGCGAAAACGGTGACGCACGGCTTAATCCGGGAATTCGGCGACCTCGTCGTCGCGCATATGGTGGACGCGATGGAGGAAGCGGACCCCGCGCTCATCCAGAAGCTGGAACGAAAACTGATGGAGCTGAAGCAGAGGAGCTGA
- a CDS encoding DUF1273 domain-containing protein — MKSVLVTGYRAHELGIFDQKHKGIPYIKRAIEARLVPLIEEEGLEWVLTPGQYGVDLWACEAVIGLKARYPHLKLSIIAAYLNPEEKWKEDKQTYYREILGGVDYYATVSHQPYNGVWQLTARDDLLMRKTDGIILFYDEENGEASPKFMKRRAFQKRDEDGYRCIVITAEDVQNIADEELRDMPFDA, encoded by the coding sequence ATGAAGAGCGTTCTCGTCACGGGCTACCGCGCGCACGAGCTTGGCATTTTCGATCAGAAGCACAAGGGAATCCCGTACATCAAGAGAGCGATCGAAGCCCGGCTCGTGCCGCTGATCGAAGAGGAAGGGTTGGAGTGGGTGCTCACACCCGGTCAATACGGCGTCGACCTGTGGGCGTGCGAGGCGGTCATCGGACTTAAGGCGCGGTATCCGCACCTGAAGCTGTCGATTATAGCTGCTTATTTGAACCCCGAGGAGAAATGGAAAGAAGACAAGCAAACCTATTACCGCGAAATTCTCGGCGGCGTCGACTATTACGCGACCGTAAGCCATCAGCCGTATAACGGCGTTTGGCAGCTTACTGCCAGGGACGATCTCCTGATGCGCAAGACGGACGGCATCATTCTGTTCTACGATGAGGAGAACGGCGAAGCCAGCCCGAAATTTATGAAACGGCGCGCGTTCCAAAAGCGCGACGAGGACGGTTACCGCTGCATCGTCATAACGGCGGAGGACGTCCAGAACATCGCGGACGAGGAGCTGCGGGACATGCCGTTTGACGCTTAA
- a CDS encoding copper amine oxidase N-terminal domain-containing protein has protein sequence MRAIWKRAGLKLGLAVLLLGGAQALCGAWGTNGIAAAADNETVLPQNVWYADPAAKDGSIIRQGKILVPVRTAALQLQMGLYRNAAAHTVTLLNPVHRIVFQPGVRTAVVDGKKAGLDMAPVIVNGSLYVPFRFLAQTFGYPLGKRDSQYIMTFRNPYSEGQFGSETYWMNNAGGDLYYSNGTTAPARIGKLDMRIQGLGGISVEKTGKHSILLTVRDNYGEDIMGAHTDVYQALLLNNRVLTESKVNYTGSFNINNVKSYEGDPVMIDGSSAKRVDPDTGRTVKTYDMAALTGGNPKDSYDLEYVSDDILLIRPFSTSMLTAVDLETKQTTALYKKLLPDDQQKWLEATAAPNGANGYQGDGLLFVKRAGNGFEFQWYDPKLRKKVILKWDDSNR, from the coding sequence ATGAGGGCAATTTGGAAGCGGGCCGGTCTGAAGCTTGGATTGGCCGTGTTGCTGTTAGGGGGCGCGCAAGCTTTGTGCGGAGCCTGGGGAACCAACGGCATCGCCGCCGCGGCCGATAACGAGACGGTTCTCCCGCAAAACGTTTGGTACGCGGATCCGGCGGCGAAAGACGGTTCGATCATCCGGCAGGGGAAAATTTTAGTGCCGGTTCGGACTGCGGCGCTGCAGCTTCAAATGGGTCTTTACCGGAATGCCGCCGCGCATACGGTCACACTGCTGAATCCCGTACATCGGATCGTCTTTCAGCCGGGCGTCCGGACGGCCGTCGTGGACGGGAAGAAGGCCGGGCTGGACATGGCGCCGGTCATCGTGAACGGCAGCCTGTACGTCCCTTTTCGTTTCCTCGCGCAAACGTTCGGGTACCCGCTTGGCAAACGGGATTCGCAGTATATCATGACGTTTCGCAATCCCTATTCCGAGGGTCAATTCGGCAGCGAGACGTACTGGATGAACAATGCCGGCGGGGACTTGTATTACTCCAACGGCACGACTGCACCGGCGCGGATCGGAAAGCTGGATATGCGCATCCAGGGCCTAGGGGGCATCAGCGTTGAAAAAACGGGCAAGCATTCCATTCTGCTCACCGTCAGAGATAACTACGGAGAGGATATTATGGGTGCGCACACTGACGTGTACCAGGCGCTGCTGCTGAACAACCGCGTTCTGACCGAATCGAAAGTAAATTACACCGGCAGCTTCAACATCAACAATGTCAAATCCTACGAAGGAGACCCCGTCATGATCGACGGCTCCTCCGCCAAGCGGGTCGATCCGGACACCGGCAGGACGGTGAAAACCTACGACATGGCGGCGCTGACCGGCGGCAATCCGAAGGACAGCTACGACTTGGAATACGTATCGGACGATATTTTGCTGATCCGGCCTTTCTCCACTTCGATGCTGACGGCGGTCGATTTGGAGACGAAGCAGACGACCGCTCTGTATAAAAAGCTTCTGCCCGACGACCAGCAGAAATGGCTGGAAGCCACGGCGGCGCCAAACGGTGCGAACGGCTATCAGGGAGACGGGCTCCTGTTCGTCAAGCGGGCGGGGAACGGGTTCGAATTCCAATGGTACGACCCGAAGCTCCGCAAAAAGGTCATTCTGAAATGGGACGATTCGAATCGCTGA